The following coding sequences are from one Leguminivora glycinivorella isolate SPB_JAAS2020 chromosome 7, LegGlyc_1.1, whole genome shotgun sequence window:
- the LOC125228196 gene encoding uncharacterized protein LOC125228196 has product MKAVPTCKSASRKYVPAKGKLVDKVRNLLYISGAKRRSIKSTCSNKDSDTDVESVENNQETASNDDAIWLKHNNEPWDQVCERWNNTFELRHKQKFETVHDFLETWAILKDGKADTLILLDFEKQFKEKSLNFFKNWELFFSKLLKLRESVVTNDNAKALIEGLGNIIDDDKKIPVQIYLLGFLIPPKGRKSRKVKFSTTESIQGLLVQIDDAGDIDSVIAAQKAKAAARKDTVQPFVLIQGPLQNFAQIYIVIDDIKYHVHSAAKAFDLLFKIYHVFHAKYPQVCEHLHIIIQKKCIKSIQRMIQYHRI; this is encoded by the exons ATGAAAGCTGTGCCAACATGCAAATCTGCTTCAAGAAAATATGTGCCCGCTAAAGGCAAATTAGTGGACAAGGTTCGAAATCTCCTGTACATATCAGGAGCAAAGCGCAGGAGCATTAAATCCACTTGCTCTAATAAGGATTCGGATACAGATGTAGAGTCTGTGGAAAATAATCAAG agACTGCCTCAAATGACGACGCTATTTGGCTGAAACATAACAATGAGCCATGGGACCAAGTTTGTGAAAGGTGGAATAACACCTTTGAATTAAGACACAAACAAAAATTTGAAACTGTACATGATTTTCTCGAAACCTGGGCCATTTTAAAAGACGGCAAAGCAGATACTCTG ATACTTTTGGATTTTGAGAAACAGTTTAAAGAGAAGTCGCTTAACTTCTTTAAAAACTGGGAACTATTTTTCTCGAAACTTTTGAAGCTTAGAGAAAGTGTCGTGACAAATGATAATGCAAAAGCATTAATTGAAGGATTAGGGAATATCATTGACgatg acaaaaaaattccGGTGCAGATTTACCTGCTAGGTTTTTTAATACCACCCAAAGGCCGAAAATCTAGGAAAGTCAAGTTCTCAACCACTGAATCAATCCAGGGCTTATTAGTTCAGATAGAT GACGCCGGAGATATCGACAGCGTAATCGCAGCCCAGAAAGCTAAGGCTGCAGCCCGGAAGGATACCGTTCAACCCTTCGTGCTCATACAAGGACCGCTACAAAACTTCGCCCAGATATACATCGTTATTGATGATATCAAATACCACGTGCATTCAGCTGCAAAGGCGTTCGACTTATTGTTTAAGATTTATCACGTTTTCCACGCCAAGTATCCCCAAGTGTGTGAGCACCTCCacataattattcaaaaaaagtGTATCAAATCCATACAGCGTATGATACAGTACCACCGTATATAG